The genomic DNA GCCTTTGCTAAAGCTCAAATTGGTGCTAGTCAGCGTTTACCCCTATCCGGTACAGTCTTTGTTTCCACCCAAAACCGAGATAAAGAGGCGGTGGTTCCAGTAGTCCAAGAACTAATCGAACTCGGCTTTAACATAGTCTCAACGGTGGGAACCAGACAAGTTCTGCAACAGCACGGATTTACAGTGGAATTAGTCCTGAAACTCCATGAAGGACGACCCCATGTAATTGACTCAATGAAAAACGAGCGCATCCAGCTAATTATCAATACTCCTTCCGGTGAAGAAGGACAAGTTGATGGTCGTCTAATCCGCCGTACAGCCCTAGCTTATAAAATCCCAATGGTAACGACTATCGCTGGCGCTAAAGCTACCGCCGCCGCCATTCGCTGTTTGCAGTCTCAACCTTTGGAAGTGAAAGCTTTACAGGACTATTTAAGTTCAGGATTTTAGCTGAATTTATGATAATTTGAGGGGCTACACAGCTTCAGTAGCCCTTTTTAGTGCATACATTTTTGAGGACAAAAACTTATTATTATGCACATCTAAACTCCATCAAACCAGAGAAAAATCACATGAGATTCCACATACAAGGCACTGATGCCCAAACTGGACAGCAGGTAAATACATTTGTTGAAGCACCGACTCACGAAGCCGCCGCAGAAATGGCGACTGAGCAAGGAATAATTATTCAATCTATTTCTAGCAACCCTATTTCTCCAGTTCAGCCTAGTTTTGCTCCATCTTATTCATCTTCGGCAAATGGGAATGTTTTTACTGAGGCTTTGACGAATACTTGGTCAGCTTGGAAAATCTTGGTCAAAAACCCAATTGATGGGATTGGTATTGCTTCTGAAGCACTTGGAGAGAGAGGCGCACTTCAAGCAGGGTTAGTGAGCGGAATTTTTTATGCTCTGAGTCAGGTTTTTCTATTGAATCGTTTATTACCAATTTTAGTCGGTTTCATCGGTTCATTTATTGGTTTAGGCAGTTCGTTGTCTGGAGTACCAGGTGTTGAGTCTTCTCTATCTGATTCTCTTGGTTTCGGTTTCTATGTCAAAGTAATTATTTTAGCGGGTATTCCTGTAGCTACTTTAACCCTAGCATTATTTCTAGCTCGGAAAATAGCTAAAACTCCTGATAATATCAATACTGACATTTTTGGAGCAGGTATTTCTTTTCTCCCCATAACTCTTATATACACAGTTATTGCTATTTTGACACCAGGTAGTTGGGAATTTATTTTTATCCTGTTTTTGTGGGCTTCATGCTTATTAGTCTTAATGAGTTATCATTGCTTCACTGTTTTAAGCAAGCTGCCTTCTCGTTTAGCTGTGTATGCAGTACCTTTAACGGTATTGGCGAATTCTGTGTTTACTAAAATTGTGGGCGATATTCTATTTTAATTTAACTGATTCGCCGTAAGTCCCCCACTGAATTCGGTACTGTGTGGGTAGTTCACGTATGCACGATCGAACCATAAAAAATTAGGGTCATAGCTAGGAAAACTGGTATAGCTACTTCACAAATTAACTAGCTTGTTGCATACTGCTAAGCAGTTTACGATCTGCCGATCATGATGATATTAGTTGAGCTATCTCTAAACAATTATTTAATCTGGAGCGATCATTTAATTAATCCAGCAATGTTAACCTGGCAAGATCTTGATATAGGCAGTATACTTGCCCAATCTGTTAGAGATACCAATGTTTTGGGACAAATGGTGGATATGTGGAATACTTTTATTAGATCTGGTCAAGTTTGGGCTTTATTAATTGGATTTGTTTTGGGATATTTACTCAGAGGAATTACCGCCTAAATCAGTTAAGGCTTACAAATAATTAGCAGTTTTTAATAATATGGGAAATCAGCCGCCTAGCACCTGGAGCGATCGCTTTGAAAGTCCTTTGCATCCAGCTATAGCTCGTTTTAATGCCAGTATTGGGTTTGATATCGAGTTAATTGAGTATGATTTGACTGGCTCTATGGCTCATGCCAAAATGCTCGGTCATCAGGGCATTATTTCTGCCTCAGAAGCCGAACAATTGGTAACTGGTTTAGAACAGATTCGTCAAGAATATCGCACTGGCTATTTTCAACCAGGAATTGATGCTGAAGACGTGCATTTTGCGGTAGAAAGGCGGTTAACAGAAATTGTCGGGGATGTAGGGAAAAAACTACATACGGCTAGATCTCGTAATGACCAAGTGGGGACGGATACTAGGTTATATTTGCGATCGCAGATCCAAGATATTAGCCAGCAGTTACAACAGTGGCAACAGGTATTGTTAGATATAGCATCCCATCATGTAGAAACTCTCATTCCTGGCTATACGCATCTACAACGGGCGCAACCTGTAAGTTTGGCTCATCACCTCATGGCTTACTTTCAGATGGCTCAGAGGGACAAACAGAGGCTTCAGGAAGTGTATGCGCGCACCAATATCTCTCCGTTGGGTTGCGGTGCTTTGGCGGGGACGACTTTTCGGATAGATCGCCACTACAGTGCCGAACTTTTGGGATTTCAAGATGTCTATGCTAATAGTTTAGATGGAGTGAGCGATCGCGATTTTGCGATCGAGTTTCTCTGTAGCGCTAGTTTAATCTTGATGCACTTGAGTCGGCTATCTGAAGAAGTTATCTTATGGGCATCAGAAGAGTTTGGTTTCGTGAAGCTCAAAGATAGCTGTGCTACTGGTTCTAGCATTATGCCCCAAAAGAAAAACCCTGATGTACCGGAACTAGTACGGGGTAAAACTGGTAGAGTGTTTGGACACCTGCAAGGGATGCTGGTGATGATGAAAGGATTACCCCTGGCGTATAACAAGGATTTACAAGAAGATAAAGAAGCCTTGTTTGATGCCGTGAAGACTGTCAAAGCTTGTTTGGAAGCGATGACGATTTTACTGCAAGAAGGATTGGAATTCAATCAACCTAGATTAGCTGCGGCTGTCGCTAGCGACTTTTCTAACGCTACCGATGTAGCAGACTATTTAGCTGCCAAAGGAGTGCCATTTAGAGAAGCTTACAATTTAGTTGGAAAAGCTGTCAAAACCTCTATCGCCGCTAATAAACTCCTCAAGGATTTAACTATCCAGGAATGGCAAGAAATTCACCCAGCCATTAGTGATGATATCTATCAAGCGATCGCTCCTCAGCAAGTAGTATCAGCGCGCAATAGCTTCGGGGGAACTGGCTTTGAGCAAGTCAGATTAGCTTTGGAAAATGCGCGATCGCAGATTTAGCTATCATTATATTGCTTATTTGAAAGCTCAGTGGTACGTCTCTACTAGTTTTTGAGCGATCGCTTGTTCATCTAAGTCGCGTCCAATGAAAACTAAGCGAGTTTGTCTAATTTCGTCTGGTTTCCAAGGGCGATCGTAGAATTGCTCGAATCTTTTCCCAACTCCTTGAATAACTAGACGCATAGATTTGTTGGGAACAGCTACGAAACCTTTAATCCGGTAAATCTCTTGAGATTCGACTAAAGCAGCTAATTCTTGTTGCAGAATTTCGGGTTTAAAGGCACGATCTAGGATAAGATGGGTAGAATTAATCTCATCGTCGTGATCGTGGTCTTCTTCTGTGTCATGATGGCTGGGACGAGCATCTAAATTATCTTCTACAGCCGCACCTAATCCTAGCAGTAGAGCGGGGGTGATACCAGAGCGATCGCCACTGACTGCAACTATTTTCACTTCTCTGGGTAATTCTTGATCGACTAATTCTCTAACTTCGGCTTCCTGTTGGGGAGTAACTAAATCTTGCTTGGTTAATATGACTAAATCGGCGCAAGCTAGCTGATCTTCAAATAGTTCTTGCAGAGGAGTTTCGTGTTCTAGGTTAGGATCTTCTTGGCGCTGCTGGGCTACTGCTTCTGGATCGCTAGCAAATCTTCCGTTAGCGACAGCTTCGCAATCTACTACTGTAATCACTGCATCTACTGTAGCAGCATGGCGGATTTCGGGCCAGCGAAAGGCCTTAACTAAAGGTTTGGGTAAAGCTAACCCAGAGGTTTCAATTAAGATACTATCTATCGCATCTCGTCTTTGCAATAGTTGTTGCATGGTAGGAAGAAATTCTTCTTGAACGGTGCAACACAAACAACCATTGGTTAATTCTACTATATTGCTATTGGCTTCATCTTCAGGGCAATATCCACAAGATCGTAACAGTTCTCCATCAATTCCTAGTTCGCCAAATTCATTGACTATCACTGCGATTCTTCTACCTTGATTGTTTTGTAAAAGGTGGCGAATTAGTGTGGTTTTACCGCTACCCAAAAAACCAGTGATTACTGTAACCGGAAGTTTACTAGCCATAATGTAATTTATTTGAATAAGATCGCTAAATTAGTCGGACTCAAGTTGTTAAATACCTGAGAGTAGTTTATTGTCTCATGTTCTCTCAGATTACTCAACAAAGATATCTATTTTCAAGATTGTGTTAGTCTAAAATTGTTGAATGGATAGATAAAGCGATCGCTATAGAATTATATGAAAACTAAACACTTCGTCAACTTACATAAAGGCACGACTTTTTTCTTTGTTTTGGCATTAATGTTTGGCTACAATAACTTTAGTTTAGCGCCTTGGATCTATCTATCTTTACATGGAACCTATGGTTTTTTGTGGCTGCTTAAAGATCGAATTTATCCAGATAAACAATGGGAACAAGAAGTATCTATCCCGTTAGGAGTTACAGGTTTTTTGATTTTATGTTTGTATTGGGTAGCGCCATTTATTTTAATTAGTAGTGGCTCTACTCCACCTCTATATTTAGTTTGGCTAGCAGTTTCTTTAAATATTATCGGTGTATTTTTACATTTTGCTTCAGATTCTCAAAAATACTATACCTTAAAATATCGCTCTGGGTTAATTGATGAAGGTTTTTTTGCTAGATGTCGCAATACCAATTATTTAGGAGAATTCTTAATCTATTTATCTTTCGCTATCTTAACTCAACACTGGCTGCCATTGTTAATTTTGGCTGGATTTTTGTTGGGGATATTTGTGCCTAATATGCTCAAGAAAGATAATTCTTTAGCTAAATATCCAGGGTTTGTAGATTATCAAGCCAATTCAGGATTGTTTTTTCCAAAACTATTTGGGGTTTCTACTAGGGAATCTTCACCAGAAGATCGGGTGACAATTAATAGCTAGATTCTAATTAGATAATAAGCGTTTAAACTGCTTTTGGTTACCATCAAAGACATTCAGATCTACAAACCCGTTAATCCCTTTAATCGAACCGCGATTTCCATACTGCCAAAAAGTCCAATTTCTACGATCTTTGAGTGTCGGTTGTTGCCAAATATCTCGAATCCAAATCTGATGTTCGGGAAAGTTGCCACTCATAAAAGTATCATAAGCACTTTGGGTAGCGTAGACTATCGGTTTTTGATGGTAAGTTTTTTCTACTATATCCATAAATTGTTTTAATTCAGTTACAACACCAGATTTCGTCGATCTTAAACGACAATTTCCGCCGAATTCTAAATCGATAACGGGTGGTAAAGTACCTTTACTTTTAGGTACAGTTTGAATGAAGTTATTGGCTTGTTCTCGACCATTTTTACAGAAAGTGAAAAAGTGATAAGCACCTCTAGTTATCCCCACTTGTTCAGCACTTTGCCAATTATTTAAAAACTGGGTATCGCGGAAATCTCCTCCTTCTGTAGCTTTAATATAGACAAAATCAACGCCTTGTTTTTTGACTTGTAACCAATCAATTTTACCTTGATGATTAGACACATCAATTCCTTGAATGGGAAAGCGATCGCGACTTACATAATTGGCGCGAACTATGCCAAAATAAAATAATAGGCTAGTAAGTAAAGCTGTAATTCCTATCATGCCAGTTATTTGGAATAATTTCCCAGCTAGTTCAGTCTTTTTTAAGGAAGTATTGTGGAGAGACTCATAAATGTACTCATCTGAGAAATCCTCGTCTTTCCTTCTTCGTTCTAGATGTTTTTTCTTTCGCTTCACTGCTTCAAAAATTAACTGGAAACACTATATTTATTATTTAAACCCTTAGATGACTGATTTCCAAACTGACAAGTAACTGACTTCAATCTGAGTTTGATGAAAACAAGTATTGAACGATGGGGTGTTGGGTTTCCTGTCGTCAACCCAACCTACCGTTCGCTATTCCTTATTACCATTTCGCTTGACGACTAGCATCTCATGTCCACCTTTTTGTAATTGATATGCAACTGGTTTGATTTCGACTGTATAACCGAGTTGAGTGAGTTCTGCAATTAATGGGTTGAGGTGTGGCGATCGCTGTAACATTAATGTTAGTAATGGGAAAATTCTCACCTCTGTAGCAACTCGCATCATTTCTAAAATTGAATTGAGGTGAAACTGATAGTCGTAAAAGTCAGAATAGAGAAGCAAAAAGTGAGAACATAATGCCAAATCGTATTCTTTATCCGCAAAACTTAGCTTAGGTAATTCTTCAAGTTTGTATCTACCTATTTGTTTTGCCAAGTCGTAATCTTTCAGAAACTTTTCGATAGCTTGAACTCGATTTTGACGTAAATCTTCAGGTGATTTGTGATATTTCCATACCCAGTCATTGGGGGTTTGTCTTACCTGTTCGATAATCCCATCCACAACTTCTTGAAATCTAGCAAATATTTCTGCGCCAGTAAATTGATAAATCGGATCGATGGAAGTAACATGATACCCTAGTTGGGTAGCTTCGGCGTTAAAGCTAGCAGGGCCATCTCCAACGCCTAATATTTTGCTTTGGAAATCGGATTGAGAAAGATCGAACATTTTGATATATTCGTCTAGCGATCGCCCAAATGGCACTACTTTCTCTAGTCGCATTACCATATTATCGCGTTAGCTTATCTAATACATACTACATTAAATATAATACAAAATGCTACAGTGTCAATCTATCTCTTTTTCACTGTCTTCAACTAAATCAAACTGATGCAGAATAATCAATCGGCTTCTCTTAAGAAAGATTTACTAATTGTGTTAGGGATCTGGATAGTTAGTAGTATTAGCGATCGCATTTGGATTAGTTTAGATCGCAATCCACCTTCATGGGATTTAGCTAAACATTTAAATGGTTCTCTAAATTACTGGTCATTTTTCCAGAATACACCTCAATTATTATCAGGAGAATGGTGGAAAAGTTTGTGGATGCTGTCAGAAAAGTATCCACCTGTAGTCTATCTATTAACAGCACCTTTTTTAAATTGGTTTGGGATAGATCCAGATGTAGCTTTATTAGTAAATTTATTGTTCAGTGCGATTTTAATTGTCTCGGTTTACGGAATAGGTAAGAATTTATTTGGTAGTCAAGTTGGACTTTTTTCAGCCGTAATTTGTGTTTTGTTACCTAGATTATATATAGTCAGATTACAGTATTTAGTAGATTATCCTTTGACGGCTTTAGTAATAGCAGCTTTTTGCTGCTTGACAATTTGGAAAGGCTTAGTTAATACCGATGAAAAAGCAAGCGATCGCTCAACTTTAGCTAAAAACTGGTATTGGATAATTGGCTTTGGTTTCTGTTTTGGATTAGCCATGCTGATCAAACAAACCACTCTATTTTTCTTATTTTTTCCGCTTCTATGGTTGGGATTCAAATATTTATTTAGTAAAGCTTGGTTGAGATTATTTCAATTAAGCCTTGGGATATTATTAGGTATATTGATTTGTGGTGGTTGGTATCGCACTAACTGGGTGTTTGTT from Merismopedia glauca CCAP 1448/3 includes the following:
- the argH gene encoding argininosuccinate lyase, translated to MGNQPPSTWSDRFESPLHPAIARFNASIGFDIELIEYDLTGSMAHAKMLGHQGIISASEAEQLVTGLEQIRQEYRTGYFQPGIDAEDVHFAVERRLTEIVGDVGKKLHTARSRNDQVGTDTRLYLRSQIQDISQQLQQWQQVLLDIASHHVETLIPGYTHLQRAQPVSLAHHLMAYFQMAQRDKQRLQEVYARTNISPLGCGALAGTTFRIDRHYSAELLGFQDVYANSLDGVSDRDFAIEFLCSASLILMHLSRLSEEVILWASEEFGFVKLKDSCATGSSIMPQKKNPDVPELVRGKTGRVFGHLQGMLVMMKGLPLAYNKDLQEDKEALFDAVKTVKACLEAMTILLQEGLEFNQPRLAAAVASDFSNATDVADYLAAKGVPFREAYNLVGKAVKTSIAANKLLKDLTIQEWQEIHPAISDDIYQAIAPQQVVSARNSFGGTGFEQVRLALENARSQI
- the cobW gene encoding cobalamin biosynthesis protein CobW, coding for MASKLPVTVITGFLGSGKTTLIRHLLQNNQGRRIAVIVNEFGELGIDGELLRSCGYCPEDEANSNIVELTNGCLCCTVQEEFLPTMQQLLQRRDAIDSILIETSGLALPKPLVKAFRWPEIRHAATVDAVITVVDCEAVANGRFASDPEAVAQQRQEDPNLEHETPLQELFEDQLACADLVILTKQDLVTPQQEAEVRELVDQELPREVKIVAVSGDRSGITPALLLGLGAAVEDNLDARPSHHDTEEDHDHDDEINSTHLILDRAFKPEILQQELAALVESQEIYRIKGFVAVPNKSMRLVIQGVGKRFEQFYDRPWKPDEIRQTRLVFIGRDLDEQAIAQKLVETYH
- a CDS encoding methyltransferase family protein, which encodes MKTKHFVNLHKGTTFFFVLALMFGYNNFSLAPWIYLSLHGTYGFLWLLKDRIYPDKQWEQEVSIPLGVTGFLILCLYWVAPFILISSGSTPPLYLVWLAVSLNIIGVFLHFASDSQKYYTLKYRSGLIDEGFFARCRNTNYLGEFLIYLSFAILTQHWLPLLILAGFLLGIFVPNMLKKDNSLAKYPGFVDYQANSGLFFPKLFGVSTRESSPEDRVTINS
- a CDS encoding glycoside hydrolase family 25 protein; protein product: MKRKKKHLERRRKDEDFSDEYIYESLHNTSLKKTELAGKLFQITGMIGITALLTSLLFYFGIVRANYVSRDRFPIQGIDVSNHQGKIDWLQVKKQGVDFVYIKATEGGDFRDTQFLNNWQSAEQVGITRGAYHFFTFCKNGREQANNFIQTVPKSKGTLPPVIDLEFGGNCRLRSTKSGVVTELKQFMDIVEKTYHQKPIVYATQSAYDTFMSGNFPEHQIWIRDIWQQPTLKDRRNWTFWQYGNRGSIKGINGFVDLNVFDGNQKQFKRLLSN
- a CDS encoding SAM-dependent methyltransferase, with protein sequence MRLEKVVPFGRSLDEYIKMFDLSQSDFQSKILGVGDGPASFNAEATQLGYHVTSIDPIYQFTGAEIFARFQEVVDGIIEQVRQTPNDWVWKYHKSPEDLRQNRVQAIEKFLKDYDLAKQIGRYKLEELPKLSFADKEYDLALCSHFLLLYSDFYDYQFHLNSILEMMRVATEVRIFPLLTLMLQRSPHLNPLIAELTQLGYTVEIKPVAYQLQKGGHEMLVVKRNGNKE